One genomic segment of Streptomyces liangshanensis includes these proteins:
- a CDS encoding helix-turn-helix domain-containing protein → MEQHRDTPGRHELGDFLRARRAALDPRRLGLPDDGRLRRVPGLRREELAQLAHVSVDYVVRLEQGRTRRVSRPVLDALADALRLEPDERAYLFAVADVTQAAPARRPAEQRVDPQLLRLLDGMPDIPALVLGPRQDVLAWNSAAVALLIDFGALPPRERNLFRLTFLDDGFRSLYADWPRVARECVAVLRMEAGRHPDDPGLAALVGELSVRDPDFRAWWGTHQVRGPRELTKSYRHPVVGALTLDVQQLSVDTRPDQRLVTYTAPPGSPAEEALHFLLRWSSRTEPAGTDHRRTGPHP, encoded by the coding sequence ATGGAGCAGCACCGCGACACACCCGGCCGGCACGAGCTCGGTGACTTCCTGCGCGCCCGCCGCGCCGCGCTCGACCCCCGGCGGCTGGGGCTGCCGGACGACGGCCGCCTGCGCCGGGTGCCGGGCCTGCGCCGCGAGGAGCTGGCCCAGCTCGCGCACGTGAGCGTCGACTATGTCGTACGGCTGGAGCAGGGCAGGACGCGCAGGGTCTCGCGCCCGGTGCTCGACGCGCTGGCGGACGCGCTCCGACTGGAGCCGGACGAGCGCGCGTACCTCTTCGCCGTGGCCGACGTCACCCAGGCCGCGCCCGCGCGGCGGCCGGCCGAGCAGCGGGTCGATCCGCAGCTCCTGCGGCTGCTCGACGGCATGCCCGACATCCCTGCGCTGGTCCTGGGGCCCCGGCAGGACGTGCTCGCCTGGAACTCCGCCGCGGTGGCCCTGCTGATCGACTTCGGGGCGCTGCCGCCACGGGAGCGCAACCTGTTCCGGTTGACGTTCCTCGACGACGGGTTCCGTTCCCTGTACGCGGACTGGCCGCGCGTCGCGCGCGAGTGCGTGGCGGTCCTGCGGATGGAGGCGGGCCGCCATCCCGACGACCCGGGCCTGGCAGCGCTGGTGGGCGAACTCAGCGTGCGTGACCCGGACTTCAGGGCGTGGTGGGGAACCCACCAGGTCCGGGGGCCCCGCGAGCTGACGAAGAGCTACCGCCACCCGGTGGTGGGCGCCCTGACCCTCGACGTCCAGCAGCTTTCCGTCGACACCCGGCCCGACCAGCGTCTGGTCACCTACACCGCGCCGCCCGGCAGCCCCGCCGAGGAGGCGCTCCACTTCCTGCTCCGCTGGTCCTCGCGGACCGAGCCGGCCGGTACGGATCACAGGCGGACCGGGCCGCACCCCTGA
- a CDS encoding DUF2255 family protein, protein MNTIDYLAGTDTVHIATEREDGGEVRTPIWAVVVDGVPYIRSGYGDGSKWYRRVQRTGRAAFVEGSERYPVTIENLDDESVIGRVDQAYRAKYARQAAALDQVVAPEVREYTMRITPQ, encoded by the coding sequence ATGAACACGATCGACTACCTGGCCGGAACCGACACCGTGCACATCGCCACCGAGCGCGAGGACGGGGGTGAGGTGAGGACCCCGATCTGGGCGGTCGTCGTCGACGGCGTCCCGTACATCCGCAGCGGCTACGGCGACGGGTCCAAGTGGTACCGCCGCGTGCAGCGCACCGGCCGCGCCGCCTTCGTCGAGGGCTCGGAGCGCTACCCCGTGACGATCGAGAACCTGGACGACGAGAGCGTCATCGGCAGGGTCGACCAGGCGTATCGCGCCAAGTACGCCCGGCAGGCCGCCGCGCTGGACCAGGTGGTGGCGCCGGAGGTCCGCGAGTACACCATGCGGATCACGCCGCAGTGA
- a CDS encoding alpha/beta hydrolase, producing the protein MRRLMAALAAGLCLAALSSTAPSVASPLTTTATRTPTPARAASIAWGACTDPTLVQGGAECGTLQVPLDHADPAGPRVTLALSRVRHTSPDTAYQGVLLAAPNPLGGSGYTSSLLGSRLPGSAASTYDWIGFARRGLAPSVPALSCDPTYMDFDRPDYVPANAAAERAWLDRTASYADKCATNYPGGVLDHMKTTDTVADMESIRQALGAPRLSLYAQSYGTYVAQVYSTLHPERVGRMVLDSNVDPRRTWYDANGFDQAVPLERNLHTWFAWLASHDATYGLGATESDVARVWDEQLAAVRRTPAAGAVGPDEWIDIFLVASYFEQSWPMLGSALSGWVHQGDGATLKALFAQLSQRGNDNTYAALLAEICTDGPYPSDWSTWRADSQAAHAQAPDTTWGNTWFNAPCLTWPAAPGTPVRIDGSRVASALLVDGTQDAATPFEGSLEVRVRYPHSALVAVAGGVDHGATPTGNACVDQPIADYLATGALPARHPGRHADLTCAPLPAPQPAS; encoded by the coding sequence TTGAGAAGACTCATGGCGGCACTGGCCGCCGGACTCTGCCTGGCCGCCCTGTCGTCCACGGCGCCGTCCGTCGCTTCCCCCCTCACCACAACCGCCACCCGCACTCCCACCCCCGCCCGCGCGGCCTCCATCGCCTGGGGAGCCTGCACCGACCCCACGCTCGTCCAGGGCGGCGCCGAGTGCGGCACGCTCCAGGTGCCGCTGGACCACGCGGACCCCGCGGGACCCCGGGTCACCCTGGCGCTGTCGCGGGTACGGCACACCTCGCCCGACACCGCGTACCAGGGCGTCCTGCTCGCGGCGCCCAATCCGCTCGGCGGCTCGGGATACACCTCGTCCCTGCTCGGCTCGCGCCTGCCGGGCAGCGCCGCCAGTACGTACGACTGGATCGGGTTCGCCCGCCGCGGCCTCGCCCCGAGCGTCCCGGCCCTGTCCTGCGATCCCACGTACATGGACTTCGACCGGCCCGACTACGTACCGGCGAACGCCGCCGCCGAGCGGGCGTGGCTCGACCGGACGGCGTCGTACGCGGACAAGTGCGCGACCAACTACCCCGGCGGGGTCCTCGACCACATGAAGACGACCGACACGGTCGCCGACATGGAGTCGATCCGCCAGGCACTCGGCGCGCCCCGGCTCTCCCTCTACGCGCAGTCGTACGGCACGTACGTCGCGCAGGTCTACTCCACGCTCCACCCCGAGCGGGTCGGCCGGATGGTCCTCGACAGCAACGTCGACCCGCGCCGCACCTGGTACGACGCCAACGGATTCGACCAGGCGGTCCCGCTGGAGCGGAACCTGCACACCTGGTTCGCCTGGCTGGCCTCGCACGACGCCACGTACGGTCTCGGCGCCACCGAGAGCGACGTGGCCCGCGTCTGGGACGAGCAGCTGGCCGCGGTGCGCCGCACACCGGCCGCCGGGGCGGTGGGTCCCGACGAGTGGATCGACATCTTCCTCGTGGCCTCGTACTTCGAGCAGAGCTGGCCGATGCTCGGCTCGGCCCTGTCGGGCTGGGTCCACCAGGGTGACGGAGCCACGCTGAAGGCGCTCTTCGCGCAGCTGAGCCAGCGGGGCAACGACAACACGTACGCGGCGCTCCTCGCCGAGATCTGCACCGACGGCCCGTACCCGTCCGACTGGAGCACCTGGCGTGCGGACTCGCAGGCCGCCCACGCCCAGGCCCCGGACACCACGTGGGGCAACACCTGGTTCAACGCCCCCTGCCTGACCTGGCCCGCCGCCCCGGGAACTCCCGTGCGGATCGACGGATCCCGCGTCGCGAGCGCGCTTCTCGTCGACGGGACCCAGGACGCGGCGACCCCCTTCGAGGGCAGCCTGGAAGTACGGGTCCGCTACCCGCACTCCGCGCTGGTCGCGGTCGCGGGAGGCGTCGACCACGGCGCCACGCCGACCGGCAACGCCTGCGTGGACCAGCCGATCGCGGACTACCTCGCCACCGGCGCGCTTCCCGCGCGTCACCCGGGCCGTCACGCCGATCTGACGTGCGCACCCCTGCCGGCGCCCCAGCCTGCTTCCTGA
- a CDS encoding DUF1778 domain-containing protein, producing MSESKGAMSLRFPDPRQRSAIAAAAKAAGISMQEYILSAAYERATAVENTFLDGFKASMARSGAAFDAEPGGIDPTAEQRAADQQARQELARREQGHAA from the coding sequence ATGAGTGAGTCCAAGGGAGCCATGAGCCTGCGTTTCCCCGATCCACGGCAGCGTTCCGCCATCGCGGCGGCGGCCAAGGCCGCGGGGATCAGCATGCAGGAGTACATCCTGTCCGCCGCCTACGAGCGCGCCACCGCCGTCGAGAACACCTTCCTCGACGGCTTCAAGGCCTCGATGGCCCGCAGCGGCGCGGCCTTCGACGCCGAGCCCGGCGGCATCGACCCCACGGCCGAGCAGCGCGCCGCGGACCAGCAGGCCCGCCAGGAGCTGGCGCGGCGGGAACAGGGTCACGCCGCGTGA
- a CDS encoding helix-turn-helix domain-containing protein — MNEDDLPSPAPVRRRDAAATRASILLAAREVFTRLGYDGAGVREIARAADVDTRLIGRYFGSKEGLFAEVVDLAYQKSLMMTPDVTDEAARALLTGEDEAASDGLLLTLRSASNARAAAIMRASIEGDYQRKLADALPGADADARAALLVSICSGVLLSRMLLGNTLMNGPDVEQLVPYLRAALDAVARDPAEGVRPPD; from the coding sequence ATGAACGAGGACGACCTTCCCTCTCCCGCCCCGGTGCGCCGCAGGGACGCGGCGGCGACCCGGGCGTCCATCCTGCTGGCCGCCCGCGAGGTCTTCACGCGGCTGGGCTACGACGGGGCGGGCGTGCGCGAGATCGCCCGGGCGGCGGACGTGGACACGCGGCTGATCGGCCGGTACTTCGGCTCCAAGGAAGGCCTGTTCGCGGAGGTCGTCGACCTCGCCTACCAGAAGTCCCTGATGATGACGCCGGACGTCACCGACGAGGCGGCCCGCGCCCTGCTGACCGGCGAGGACGAGGCCGCCTCCGACGGCCTGCTGCTCACGCTCCGCTCGGCGTCCAACGCGCGGGCCGCCGCGATCATGCGGGCCAGCATCGAGGGCGACTACCAGCGCAAACTGGCCGACGCCCTGCCCGGCGCCGACGCCGACGCCCGCGCGGCCCTGCTGGTCTCCATCTGCTCCGGCGTCCTCCTGAGCAGGATGCTCCTCGGCAACACGCTGATGAACGGCCCGGACGTGGAGCAGCTGGTGCCCTACCTGCGCGCCGCCCTGGACGCGGTGGCCCGCGACCCGGCGGAGGGCGTCCGCCCCCCGGACTGA
- a CDS encoding alpha/beta hydrolase — protein sequence MEIVMRTDVTFPSNGLMLAGHLYTPDAPGPRTEAPHPLPAIVVGHPASGVKEQAAGLYAERLAREGFVTLAFDAAHQGESEGVPRGLEDPDQRVEDIKAAVSFLGVRPEVDPDRIGALGICASGGYVVPAAATDHRIGAVATVSAADIGRQFREGADGTQDPAVVRGMLDAAAAARSAEARGEGAGVFPIFPATEEEARALGPHTFDGWEYYRTDRARHPRSAEAFTWNSVDRIVTFEPFRFVSLIAPRPLLMIVGTEAVTSHMTTEAFADAGEPKRLHWIDGASHVDLYDKDKYVTPAVAELTAFFRKRLGDASPVG from the coding sequence ATGGAGATCGTCATGAGGACGGACGTCACCTTCCCCAGCAACGGCCTGATGCTGGCCGGCCACCTGTACACCCCCGACGCCCCCGGCCCCCGGACCGAGGCCCCGCACCCGCTCCCCGCGATCGTCGTCGGCCACCCCGCCAGCGGCGTCAAGGAACAGGCGGCGGGCCTGTACGCCGAGCGCCTGGCGCGCGAGGGGTTCGTCACCCTCGCCTTCGACGCCGCCCACCAGGGCGAGAGCGAAGGCGTCCCGCGCGGCCTGGAGGACCCGGACCAGCGGGTGGAGGACATCAAGGCCGCCGTCTCCTTCCTCGGCGTGCGCCCCGAGGTCGACCCGGACCGTATCGGCGCGCTCGGGATCTGCGCCTCCGGCGGCTACGTCGTCCCGGCCGCCGCCACCGACCACCGGATCGGCGCGGTCGCCACCGTCAGCGCCGCCGACATCGGCCGCCAGTTCCGCGAGGGCGCCGACGGTACCCAGGACCCCGCCGTCGTCCGGGGCATGCTCGACGCGGCCGCCGCGGCCCGCAGCGCGGAAGCCCGCGGTGAGGGCGCGGGGGTGTTCCCGATCTTCCCGGCGACGGAGGAGGAGGCCAGGGCGCTCGGCCCGCACACCTTCGACGGCTGGGAGTACTACCGCACCGACCGGGCGCGGCACCCGCGCTCGGCGGAGGCCTTCACGTGGAACAGCGTCGACCGGATCGTGACCTTCGAGCCGTTCCGTTTCGTCTCGCTGATCGCCCCGCGCCCGCTGCTCATGATCGTCGGAACGGAGGCGGTCACCTCGCACATGACGACGGAGGCGTTCGCCGACGCGGGAGAGCCCAAACGGCTCCACTGGATCGACGGCGCCAGCCACGTCGACCTCTACGACAAGGACAAGTACGTCACCCCGGCGGTGGCCGAACTGACGGCCTTCTTCCGGAAGCGCTTGGGTGACGCCTCGCCGGTGGGCTGA
- the mptB gene encoding polyprenol phosphomannose-dependent alpha 1,6 mannosyltransferase MptB, with protein MWAMSAVGCRRWGTAGAAAIAVGGWFAGALPARDPWGIWVRHGSLVTGAGTVLAYAGLSVLVVAWWRYGKAGAGVRDTLVTLAWWVAPLLLAPPLYSADVYSYIAQGAMVLEGHDVYTAGPSVVDPAGLGGDAAASVGGNWTDTPAPYGPFFLILARAVAWTAGGAIVPAVLGMRLLALGALVLMVWGLRHLARHLGRSESAALRFGALNPLLLMHVVGGMHNDGLMIGLLLAGVVFALRGRWIAGSALIGLALMIKSPAALALLFIGVLVGRAASGPLVRRTAKGLLAPGLIAGAVAVAVTLIAGTGFGWLRTQGVAAGIHTPLSATSDLGLALGTLLHVLVGTDPDPVTGAVRTLGLVAALAVIAHLGWRAARGRVEPVHALGLALLALVALSPMVQPWYLLWGMTVIAATTWNGRAGTVVAVLSAALAYETVPKGATPPFAFVLVGVVCVIGTLVVRRERTASPGEARLPGQRRAVNDGARAADGVVGAAGGS; from the coding sequence ATGTGGGCAATGAGCGCCGTCGGGTGCCGTCGTTGGGGAACGGCCGGGGCCGCCGCGATCGCCGTGGGAGGCTGGTTCGCCGGAGCGCTCCCGGCCCGTGACCCGTGGGGGATCTGGGTACGGCACGGGTCCCTCGTCACCGGGGCGGGCACCGTCCTCGCGTACGCCGGACTGAGCGTGCTCGTCGTGGCCTGGTGGCGGTACGGCAAGGCCGGGGCGGGCGTACGGGACACGCTGGTCACCCTCGCCTGGTGGGTGGCCCCGCTGCTGCTCGCGCCACCGCTCTACAGCGCCGACGTCTACAGCTACATCGCCCAGGGCGCGATGGTCCTCGAAGGCCACGACGTCTACACCGCCGGACCGTCGGTCGTCGACCCCGCGGGCCTCGGCGGCGATGCCGCCGCGAGTGTCGGGGGCAACTGGACCGACACCCCCGCGCCGTACGGCCCGTTCTTCCTGATCCTCGCCCGGGCGGTGGCCTGGACGGCGGGCGGGGCGATCGTCCCCGCCGTACTGGGCATGCGGCTCCTCGCCCTCGGCGCGCTGGTCCTGATGGTGTGGGGCCTGCGCCACCTCGCCCGGCATCTCGGCAGGAGCGAGAGCGCCGCGCTCCGGTTCGGCGCGCTCAACCCGCTGCTCCTCATGCACGTGGTCGGTGGCATGCACAACGACGGCCTGATGATCGGTCTCCTGCTCGCCGGTGTGGTGTTTGCCCTGCGCGGGAGGTGGATCGCCGGGAGCGCGCTCATCGGGCTCGCCTTGATGATCAAGTCCCCTGCCGCGCTGGCCCTGTTGTTCATCGGCGTGCTCGTGGGCAGGGCGGCCTCGGGACCGCTCGTACGCCGCACGGCCAAGGGCCTGCTGGCGCCCGGCCTGATCGCCGGGGCGGTTGCCGTCGCCGTGACACTGATCGCCGGCACCGGCTTCGGCTGGCTCCGGACGCAGGGCGTCGCGGCCGGCATACACACCCCGCTGTCGGCTACCAGCGACCTGGGCCTGGCGCTCGGCACGCTGCTGCACGTCCTCGTCGGCACCGACCCGGACCCGGTCACGGGCGCCGTCCGGACCCTGGGCCTCGTGGCGGCCCTCGCGGTGATCGCCCACCTCGGGTGGCGGGCGGCGCGTGGCCGCGTGGAGCCGGTCCACGCGCTGGGGCTGGCGCTGCTGGCCCTGGTCGCGCTCTCCCCGATGGTGCAACCCTGGTACCTGCTCTGGGGCATGACCGTCATCGCCGCCACCACCTGGAACGGCCGGGCCGGCACCGTGGTGGCGGTGCTGTCGGCGGCCCTCGCGTACGAGACCGTGCCCAAGGGAGCCACCCCGCCGTTCGCCTTCGTCCTGGTGGGCGTCGTGTGCGTGATCGGCACGCTGGTGGTACGCCGCGAGCGGACCGCGTCGCCGGGCGAGGCGCGCCTCCCGGGCCAGCGCCGCGCGGTGAACGACGGTGCCCGCGCGGCCGACGGGGTCGTGGGGGCGGCCGGCGGTTCGTAG
- a CDS encoding aldo/keto reductase: MTAARTVRFPSGVEVPPLGQGTWHVGDDPARRAGEIAALRRGLDLGLRVIDTAEMYGSGAAEELVGEAIRGRRDDAFLVGKVLPYNADRRGTAEACHASLRRLGTDRIDLYLLHWRGSVPLDETAEAMEALVAEGSIGAWGVSNLDVADLADLPAGARWETDQVLYNLTRRGPEFDLFPHCRERAVPIMAYSPVEQGRLLGHKALKAVADALGRTPAQVALAWVLRRDDVIAIPKASSVAHVEENHAALDIRLSADELRTLDRAFPAPVRKRSLDVL; this comes from the coding sequence ATGACAGCGGCGCGGACCGTGCGTTTCCCCTCCGGCGTGGAGGTTCCCCCGCTCGGACAGGGCACCTGGCACGTGGGCGACGACCCCGCGCGGCGCGCCGGGGAGATCGCCGCGCTGCGCCGGGGCCTGGACCTGGGGCTGAGGGTGATCGACACGGCGGAGATGTACGGGAGCGGCGCCGCCGAGGAGCTGGTCGGCGAGGCGATCCGGGGCCGGCGGGACGACGCGTTCCTCGTGGGCAAGGTGCTGCCGTACAACGCCGACCGGAGGGGTACGGCCGAGGCCTGCCACGCGAGCCTGCGCCGCCTGGGGACCGACCGGATCGATCTCTACCTGCTGCACTGGCGGGGGAGTGTGCCGCTGGACGAGACCGCCGAGGCGATGGAGGCGCTGGTCGCCGAGGGCAGCATCGGCGCCTGGGGGGTGAGCAACCTGGACGTGGCCGACCTCGCGGACCTTCCCGCCGGCGCCCGGTGGGAGACCGACCAGGTGCTCTACAACCTGACGAGGCGCGGCCCGGAGTTCGACCTCTTCCCCCACTGCCGGGAACGGGCCGTCCCGATCATGGCCTACTCACCGGTCGAGCAGGGCCGTCTGCTCGGCCACAAGGCGCTGAAGGCGGTGGCCGACGCCCTCGGCAGGACGCCCGCACAGGTGGCCCTCGCCTGGGTGCTGCGCCGGGACGACGTCATCGCGATCCCCAAGGCGTCGAGCGTCGCGCACGTCGAGGAGAACCACGCGGCCCTGGACATCCGTCTGAGCGCCGACGAACTCCGTACCCTCGACCGGGCTTTCCCGGCTCCCGTCCGCAAGAGGTCCCTCGACGTGTTGTGA
- a CDS encoding class I SAM-dependent methyltransferase — MPEGWEWDDTLFLGSAPYYRRGRLPYAPGLPDVLADALALDGRGRLLDVGCGPGTLALGLAHLFGDVVGVDPDGGMIAEAERQARGTGVSAKTRWVRARAEELPLDLGTFTGAAFGQSFHWMERDLVASVVKDMLVPGGALLHLADLKTETRTADGLPHPAVPYAEITALTERYLGPVRRAGRGMLRHGTPGDEAAVLTRAGYAGPRRYVVPGGQELVRTREDVAAWVFSLSFSAPHLFGGQRDAFEADLARLLREASPSGRFSERGPSTEVFVWDGPG; from the coding sequence ATGCCCGAGGGGTGGGAGTGGGACGACACGTTGTTCCTGGGGTCGGCCCCCTACTACCGGCGGGGGAGACTCCCGTACGCCCCCGGACTCCCGGACGTACTGGCCGACGCGCTCGCCCTCGACGGCCGGGGACGCCTCCTCGACGTGGGATGCGGACCGGGCACCCTCGCCCTGGGCCTGGCACACCTGTTCGGTGACGTGGTCGGTGTGGACCCGGACGGCGGCATGATCGCGGAGGCCGAGCGGCAGGCGCGCGGGACGGGCGTCTCCGCCAAGACCCGGTGGGTCCGGGCCCGCGCCGAGGAACTCCCCCTGGACCTCGGGACGTTCACCGGCGCGGCGTTCGGCCAGTCCTTCCACTGGATGGAACGCGACCTGGTGGCGTCGGTCGTCAAGGACATGCTCGTACCCGGCGGGGCTCTCCTTCACCTCGCGGACCTGAAGACGGAGACCAGGACCGCCGACGGCCTGCCCCACCCCGCGGTCCCGTACGCCGAGATCACCGCCCTGACCGAGCGCTACCTCGGGCCGGTACGACGGGCCGGCCGCGGCATGCTCCGCCACGGCACACCCGGCGACGAGGCCGCCGTCCTCACCCGGGCCGGGTACGCCGGCCCGCGGCGGTACGTGGTGCCGGGCGGCCAGGAGCTGGTCCGTACCCGGGAGGACGTCGCGGCCTGGGTGTTCTCGCTCTCGTTCTCCGCGCCCCACCTGTTCGGCGGGCAACGGGACGCCTTCGAGGCGGACTTGGCACGGCTGCTCCGGGAGGCCTCCCCGTCCGGGCGGTTCTCCGAGCGGGGGCCGAGCACCGAGGTGTTCGTGTGGGACGGGCCCGGGTAG
- a CDS encoding fic family toxin-antitoxin system, toxin component, whose protein sequence is MSEPEPQIDVSYLLHAAELLPRDPQVDDYGPLHAAVARVHARAMDRDIYGSHHLKAAALLQTLVKLPCLEHSNEAFAWHATEAFLSLYGHRLDYEPKAAPALVRDTAAGSVGVAQIARQLHAWTVG, encoded by the coding sequence GTGAGTGAGCCGGAACCACAGATCGACGTCTCGTACCTGCTGCACGCCGCCGAACTGCTCCCGCGTGATCCGCAGGTCGACGACTACGGCCCGCTGCACGCCGCCGTCGCCCGCGTCCACGCGCGGGCCATGGACCGCGACATCTACGGCTCGCACCACCTCAAGGCCGCGGCCCTGCTCCAGACGCTCGTCAAGCTGCCCTGCCTCGAACACTCCAACGAGGCGTTCGCCTGGCATGCCACGGAGGCGTTCCTGTCGCTGTACGGCCACCGCCTCGATTACGAGCCGAAGGCCGCGCCCGCTCTGGTCCGGGACACGGCCGCGGGCTCCGTGGGGGTCGCGCAGATCGCCCGCCAACTGCACGCGTGGACCGTCGGCTGA
- a CDS encoding GlcG/HbpS family heme-binding protein — protein MTTIETVSLDEARRVIEAGEKKARDIGQPSNIAVVDHGGNLVAHIRMDDAWIGSVDISINKAFTARAFDITTQDLAENAGPGAQFFGISGSNQGRVMIFAGGVPLYRDGKVVGGVGVSGGSGEQDQTVAEAAAAGL, from the coding sequence ATGACCACCATCGAGACGGTTTCCCTGGACGAGGCACGCAGAGTGATCGAGGCGGGCGAGAAGAAGGCCCGGGACATCGGTCAGCCCAGCAACATCGCCGTGGTCGACCACGGCGGGAACCTCGTGGCGCACATTCGTATGGACGACGCCTGGATCGGCAGCGTCGACATCTCCATCAACAAGGCCTTCACCGCGCGCGCCTTCGACATCACCACCCAGGACCTGGCGGAGAACGCGGGCCCGGGTGCGCAGTTCTTCGGCATCAGCGGATCCAACCAGGGCCGCGTCATGATCTTCGCCGGCGGGGTCCCGCTCTACCGGGACGGCAAGGTCGTCGGCGGGGTCGGTGTCAGCGGCGGCTCGGGCGAACAGGACCAGACGGTGGCGGAAGCGGCCGCGGCCGGCCTCTGA
- a CDS encoding serine hydrolase, with the protein MVWTVAGTALLAVAAAAYGAANGQGDAGGGDAKPEALSAGAATPSASPTPAPEDLAPALDGITANLAGRRLSVALMDTASGEWAAYGDGAFDTASIVKVDILATLLLQAQDAGRVLTTKEQAYAADMIQNSDNDATSALWTVIGSATGLDAANKRLGLIETQGGDGTVWGVTQTTAEDQVRLLRSVFGADSPLSEPSRAYIQGLMHHIAPGQDWGISVVADDPSATALKNGWLERTLTKKWDVNSIGQVEIDGRTYFMAVLTNGHTTQEAGISFVEEASRAAVREIAALR; encoded by the coding sequence GTGGTGTGGACGGTGGCCGGCACCGCCCTGCTGGCGGTCGCCGCGGCCGCCTACGGCGCCGCGAACGGCCAGGGCGACGCGGGCGGCGGCGACGCCAAGCCGGAGGCGTTGTCCGCCGGCGCCGCGACGCCGTCCGCCTCCCCGACGCCCGCGCCGGAGGATCTGGCACCGGCCCTCGACGGCATCACCGCGAACCTGGCCGGCCGGCGGCTATCCGTGGCGCTGATGGACACCGCGAGCGGCGAATGGGCCGCGTACGGCGACGGTGCCTTCGACACGGCCAGCATCGTCAAGGTCGACATCCTCGCCACGCTGCTGCTCCAGGCGCAGGACGCCGGGCGGGTGCTGACCACGAAGGAGCAGGCCTACGCCGCCGACATGATCCAGAACAGCGACAACGACGCGACCAGCGCGCTGTGGACCGTCATCGGCAGCGCGACCGGGCTCGACGCGGCGAACAAGCGGCTCGGTCTCATCGAGACCCAGGGCGGCGACGGGACGGTCTGGGGCGTGACACAGACCACGGCCGAGGACCAGGTACGGCTGCTCCGGAGCGTGTTCGGCGCCGATTCGCCGCTGTCGGAGCCGTCCCGCGCGTACATCCAGGGGCTCATGCACCACATAGCCCCCGGCCAGGACTGGGGCATCTCCGTCGTGGCGGACGACCCGTCGGCGACCGCGCTCAAGAACGGCTGGCTGGAACGGACCCTGACGAAGAAGTGGGACGTCAACAGCATCGGCCAGGTCGAGATCGACGGGAGGACCTACTTCATGGCCGTCCTGACGAACGGTCACACCACGCAGGAGGCCGGCATCTCCTTCGTGGAGGAGGCGTCGCGGGCGGCGGTCAGGGAGATCGCGGCCCTGCGCTGA
- a CDS encoding TraR/DksA family transcriptional regulator, translated as MESGTSGSDAGGSPARRRAATEAIDEARAGSARLIESLTRLWDDVVEASALVANDDEHDPEGATVAFERAQLRDVLKQAHADLDALERAAERIRTGDYWICEHCGGPIAPERLVARPTARTCIGCAADAAAGGAAR; from the coding sequence ATGGAGAGTGGTACGAGCGGGAGCGACGCCGGAGGCTCGCCGGCCCGGCGCAGGGCCGCGACGGAGGCGATCGACGAGGCCCGGGCGGGCAGCGCGCGGCTCATCGAGTCGCTGACGCGCCTGTGGGACGACGTCGTGGAAGCGTCCGCCCTGGTGGCCAACGACGACGAGCACGACCCGGAAGGCGCCACGGTCGCCTTCGAGCGGGCCCAGCTCAGGGACGTCCTGAAGCAGGCGCACGCCGACCTGGACGCCCTGGAGCGGGCCGCCGAGCGGATCCGTACCGGCGACTACTGGATCTGCGAGCACTGCGGAGGGCCCATCGCCCCGGAGAGGCTCGTCGCCCGCCCCACGGCGAGGACGTGCATCGGCTGCGCGGCGGACGCCGCGGCCGGCGGAGCGGCGAGGTGA